The following is a genomic window from Synechococcus sp. MW101C3.
CGTCACGGTGAAGCACCGGATCGGCATCGATGAGCGCGACAGCTACGCGGAGCTGCTGGCCTTTGTGGAGCAGCTGGCCGGGGCCGGCGCCGCCCGGTTTTCCGTGCATGCCCGCAAGGCCTGGCTGACGGGGCTCGACCCCAAGCAGAACCGCACCGTGCCGCCCCTGCGCTACGACCGGGTGCACCAGCTCAAGCAGGAACGGCCCGACCTGACGATCGAGCTCAATGGAGGGCTGCAGGATCTGGAGGCATGCCGGCCCCACCTCCAGCACCTCGACGGCGTGATGGTGGGGCGGGCGGCCTATGAGCATCCGCTGCGCTGGACCAGGGTCGACGCGGACCTGTTTGCCGACGGCACAGCGCCGATCGCCACGTCCTCAAGCGTGGTGCGCGGTCTGGTTCCCTACGCAGAGCGGTGGTGCACCGGCGGTGGCCGCCTGTGGCCGATCGCCCGGCACCTGGTGCACCTGGTGGAGGGCGTTCCAGGAGCCAGGCACTGGCGCCGGCGGCTGGGGGAAGCCGCCGGCCAGGCCACTGCCGGGGCCGAGGTGCTGGAGCAGGCCTGCCGTGAACTGGAGGATCAGGGGCTCTGAGGGCTCCTGTCTCCCCGACGGTCCGGAGTGAGGCGTTGCAGTTCCAGGGGCTGAGGCTCCAGGCGCTGCGCTATCGCGCGCTGGGGTTCAGGCAGGGCACGGGCGCTTATTGAAAGCGGCTGCGATCTTCCCAGCCACGGCTGCCACGCTCTGAAGCGCCACGGTCGGAGCTGCCGCGGTCGGAGGAACCCCGGTCAGAGCCGCCCCGATCGCCGTAGCCCCCCCCTCCATAGCCGCCACCGCCATATCCACCACCACCACCGCCACCGGCATAGCCGCCGCTGCGACGCGGCCCGCCGCTGCCGCGGGGCTCGGCCTTGTTGATGCGCAACGGGCGGCCCATGAGCTCCACGTTCTGCAGGCCGTCGATGGCCTTGCTTTCCGTGGCCTCATCAGCCATCTCCACAAAGGCAAAGCCGCGTTTACGTCCTGTGTCCCGCTCGAGGGGGAGAGAACAGCTCACGACTTCGCCGAAAGGCGCAAACAATTCAGCCACATCTTCCTGCTCAGCGCGGAAGGGGAGGTTGCCGACGAAAATGCTCACTGACCGTAGAAACCGATTGGACCGAGAACAGGGGCCTTGATGGCATCAACCTCGACGGCCTCGGAAAGAACCCATCGGAGGTGACAGCCCAACCCTAGGACCGCCATTCTCTGCTTCAAGGGTTTTCCGCTGGAATCGGATCGAGCCGCTGGCGCATCAGGGCGAGTTGTTCACGCACCCGATCGAAGCCCGTGCCCCCTTCGCTGCGACGTGCGCGCACCACCTGCCGCGGCTCGATCGCGGCATACACATCCGCCTCAAAGGCGGGATGCAACGCCTGCCAGCGCTCCAGCGGCAGCTCTCGCAGCAGCAGGCCTTCCGCAAGGCAGCGCTTCACCAACCCGCCCACCAGCTGGTAAGCCTCGCGGAAGGGAACATCGCGAGCCACCAGATAGTCGGCCACATCGGTGGCGTTGGAAAAATCAGCGGCCACTGCCTGCTCCAGGCGCTCCGGGCGAAACCGGATGCCTTCCTCCAGCAGGATCGCCATCGCCTCGAGGCAGTCTTCGGTGGTGCGCACCACATCGAAGAGCGCTTCCTTGTCTTCCTGAAAGTCTTTGTTGTAGGCCAGGGGCAATCCTTTGATCATCGTGAGCAGGGCCTGAAGATGGCCGAACACGCGGCCCGCCTTGCCCCGCACCAGTTCCGGTACATCCGGATTCTTCTTCTGAGGCATGAGGCTGCTGCCGGTGGCACAGCGGTCGGTGAGGGCCACGAAGCCGAATTCCTCGCTGGCCCAGAGAATCACCTCCTCCGCCAGGCGGCTGAGGTGGGCCAGGATCAGGCTGGCCGCCGCACTGAATTCCACGGCGAAGTCGCGGTCGCTGACGGCATCGAGGCTGTTGGCATAGATCGCCTCAAAGCCCAGCTCTGCGGCCGTCTGGCGGCGATCGATCGGCACGGGGGTGCCCGCCAGGGCCGCCGCCCCCAGCGGGCAGATGTTCACTCGACGCCGCACATCTCCCAGGCGTTGCCGGTCACGCGCCGCCATCTCCACGTAGGCGAGCAGATGGTGAGCGAGGGAGAGCGGCTGGGCCCGCTGCAGGTGGGTGTAGCCGGGGATGAGCGTGTCAACGTGCTGCTCCGCCTGGGCCAGCAGCGCATGCTGGAACCGCAGCAGAGCCAGATCGAGCCCGTCGATCTTCTGCCGCAACCAGAGCCGCAGATCGGTGCCCACTTGATCGTTGCGGCTGCGGCCGGTGTGCAGCTTCTTGCCGAGCGGACCGATCAGGGCGATCAGCCGGCGCTCGACGGCGAAGTGGACATCCTCCGCCTCCAGGCCGGGATTGAAGCCGCCCGCGGCCGCTTCCGCCCGCACCAGTTCCAACCCCTCGATCAGCCGCTCCGCCTCCGCCGTGGTGATCACGCCGCAGCGACCGAGCATGCGGGCATGGGCCACCGAACCGTCCAGATCCTGCGGCAGCAGCGCGATATCAAAGCCGATCGAGGCATTGAAGCGCTCGATCGACGGGTGCAGGCCCTCCTCGAAACGGTCGCTCCAGCTGCCGTCGGCACCGCCGGACACCCCCCGACCGCGCGCTGAAGGGGAAGACTCTGTGGCCATGTCCGCCGAGGCTTGTCGTCAGGCAAAGCTTTGCACCCGGCGGCCAGGGGCTTCAGCCCGGCAGTGCCGGCAGCATCACCTCATCGCGCACCTTCAGCACCACCATCGAGGCGTCGTCCTGGAGCTGACGATCGGAGCCCACAAAACGATCCAGACGGGTGAACAGCTGATCGAGAATCCCCTGCGCTCCCAACCCGGAGCGGCAGGAGCGATCGAAGGCCCGCATCAGCCGGGTTTCATCGAAACGTTCATTGCCGACTCCCGCCGCCTCGGTAACGCCATCGGTGTAATACAGGAGCACGTCGCCCGGCTCCAGCACCAGGCGCTCGCAGCCGTATTCGGCCTCGGGCTGCAGGCCGATCAGCAGGCCAGGGGCATCGAGGCGTTCGAGCGTGTGGCCCTGGCGGCGCCAGATCAGCGGCGGGTTGTGCGCCGCATTGGCGTAGCGCAGCACGTGGGTGCGCGGGTCGTAGTCGGAATAGAAGAGCGTCACGAACCGGTGCGAATGGGCCAGGTCTTCCTGCGCCAGCTGGTTGAGATCCCGCAGGATCCGGTCCGGCGCGTGGCCGCTCAGCACCTCCGACCGCAGCATGCCCCTCAGCAGGGTCATCAGCAGGCCGGCCGGGATCCCCTTGCCCATCACATCGCCCATCACCAGCGCCCAGCGCTCGGTTTCACGGCGCCGTCCCACCAGCTCGGGGCGGGTGGGGATGAAGTCGTAGTAGTCGCCGCCGACGCGGAAGGCCGGCCGGCAGCGGGCTGCCAGGTCCACCCCTTCGATCACGGGGCACTGATCGGGCAGCAGCTGGGACTGGATCTCGGCGCCGGTGCTGAGCTGGCGATCAAGGCGCTCATGCAGGCGCATGTCCTCCTGCAGCACCTCGTTTTCAATCGCGACGCCGGTGAGATCGGCCACCAGCTGCACATGGCGCCGGTGCACATCGCTCCAGCTGGGCCCATCGCCCTGACTGGAGCCGAACACATAAAGCCGGCCGCGCTGATGGTTGCGGGCCACCACCGAAGTGCCGAACATCGGCACCTGGCCCAGCAGGCGGCGCATCTCCAGATCCAGCTGGGCCACCACCGCGTCATCGCCGGCGCCGGCGGCCAGATCCTGATCGCTGAGCCCGGCCAGATGGCTCACCAGATGCCGGCAGCGCTCCGGTGGCGAGGCATGCAGTTGCTCGCGCCAGAGGCGGCCATCGGCGTGAAACACCACCAACAGGCTGCCCTCCGCCTCCACCAGCCGGGAGCAGACCAGGGGCACCAGCTCCAGAAAGCGGTTGAAATTGGTGAAACTGCGCAGGGCAAAAGCCAGCGACGCCAGCAGCTCCTGGTTGCGCCGCTGCTCCCGGCTGAGGCTGTCGAGCAGCTGCCTCAGCGAAGCGGATGCCGACAGGGTGCCATGGGCCCGCGGAGGGGGCGGAGGCACACGGGAGGGCGGCGTACTGCTCACGGGAGCGGCCGGGGGAACGAAGAGTAGCAGTGGTGCGCGTTAATCGCTGAGCGCTCGTGATGCGTCTAACCGGGTGGCTGGCATCACCGGTTGAAGCGCAGAGAAGCCGCCCCCGAGCGGAGGGGCAGTCACCGCCACCTCCGGCTCAGACAGCCAGCAGCGCCTCGACGAACTCGAAGCTGTTGAACGGCCTGAGGTCGCGGATGCCCTCGCCCGCACCCACGAAGCGGATCGGCAAGCCGGCCTCGGAGGCCACCGCCAGGGCCACGCCCCCGCGGGAACTGCCGTCGAGCTTGGTGAGCACCACGCCGGTGAGGCCGGCGGCACTGGCGAAGGCCATGGCCTGCCGCAGGCCGTTCTGGCCCTGGCTGGCATCGAGCACCAGCAGCGATTCCACGCTGGCCTGGGGCGCCAGGCGATCGACGATGCGGCGCACCTTGCTGAGTTCCTCCATGAGGTTGTGCTTGGTCTGCAGGCGACCGGCGGTGTCGACCAGCACCAGTTCGGTGCCCTTGGCACTGGCGGCACCGATGGCATCGAACACCACGGCTGCCGGATCGGCGTTGGCGCTCGGGTTGGCGATCACTGGAACCCCGCTGCGTTCCCCCCACACCGTGACCTGCTGCACGGCAGCGGCCCGGAAGGTGTCGGCCGCGGCGATCAGGCAGCTGTAGCCACTGCGCACCGCCAGGTTGGCCAGCTTGCCGAGGGTGGTGGTCTTGCCGACGCCGTTGACTCCCACCAGCAACCACACGTTCAGGCGATCGCGCTGCGGGGCCAGCAACGCCGTGCCGCTGGCCTGGATCGGTGCCTCCAGCACCCCCCGCAGCTGTTCCTTGAGAAAGCGCAGCCCCTCGCCCGGATCCATCACCTCCTGGTTGAGACGCTGCCGCAGGGCCTCGAGCACCTGATCGGTGGCCTTCACCCCCACATCGGCACGCAGCAGCAGGGTTTCGAGCTGCTCAAGCACCTCCGGGGTGAGCGGATCATCCCCGAGGGTTTCCAGCATCTGGCTGACAAAGCCCTGGCGGGTCTTCTCCAGACCGCGCCGCAGCCGGCCCAGCCAGTCGATCTCCTCGAGCGACACCTGATCGGCGCGCACGCCCTGGGCCGCCAGCACCTCCACCGACCAGGTGAAGGCTTCATCGAACGCTCCCAGCTGGGGAGCGGCGGTGTCGGCAGCCGGGGCAGCAGCGGCGCTGGCAACCGTGGCGCCGGTGGAGGCGGCGGTGGCACTCTCCGGCTCCGGCCGTTCCAGCAACTCCTGCTGGCGCTCGCGGCGCTGGGCCGCAGCCTGCTCAAGCAGCGACAGTGCGGGCGCCGGCTGTGGAGCGGCAGGGGCTGCGGGCGGGGCCGGGGCCTGGAGCCTGGCCTCAGGTTGAGGCTGAGGGGGCACCGCTTCAGGAGCGGGCGCGGGTTCCTCCTGCGCAGGCGGGGCAGCGGAGGGTAGAGCCCCAGACCCTTGCTCGGCCGCAACCGCCTGCAACTCGGCGGGGGGCTCCTTTTGCCTGGCCGCATCCTGCTGGGCCTTCAGCCGGGCATAGGCCTCGCGCGCCCAGGCAAGAGCGTCCTGATCGACGGCGGGTGCTGCAGGGGCGCCGGTTTGGGCCGGGGCAGAAGGGGCAGGGGCTGGAGCAGCAGAAGCGGAGCCAGCCTCAGCAACTTCAGATGCTGAGCCGGCGCTCTCCTGGCTGGCGGATGACCCGCCCTCAGAAGGCTCAGGGGTGGAGGAATCTGAGGTGGAGGGATCACCGGCGGGTCGTTCGTCCTGAGCGGGAGCGGCCGTCGTCGGTGCAGCGGATTCAGCTTCAGCCGTAGACGGGGCAGGAGCCGCCACGGGCTGGGGGGCGGATTGGCGCCGGAACCAGTCGAAAACCATGCCTGCCTCAGGGGGCCGCGGTGGTGAACCGCCGCAGAACGCCGTTGATCATCCGCCGTCCCTGCTCGTCGCTGTAGCGGTTGGCCAGATCGACGGCCTCGTTGCAGGCCACGGCCGCCGGCGTGCCGAAGGTGTCGAGGTCGACGGCGGCCAGTCGCAGGATGTCGCGGTCGATGCGCGGCAGGCGCTTCAGCCGCCAGCCCTCCATCACCTCATCGAGGCGGCGATCGAGGTCTTCGCGGTGATCGAGCACAGCCCGCGCCCGCTCCACCGCGCCGCGGCGCACATCTTCCTGGTCGGCCAGCATCAGCAGGCGCGGCAGTTCAAGGCCCGCTGACAGGCGGTTGATCGCCTGCTCGGCGTGAGCCAGACCGCGCTGCAGGTGACCGCGCACGCGCACCACCTGATCGGCGGCATCGACCAGTTCGCTGTCGAGCAGTTGCTGCTGCGCCTGCTCCAGGTCGAGCGCGGCATTGTCGAGGGCTTCCCGCACGCACTGGCTGAGGCTGGCGAGGGCCTGGTGCAACAGGCCTTCAAGCGAAAGGTCGGCGGCGGGAACGCGATCGCTCACCTGGCCCAGCATCAACAAAGCCAGTTCTCTGGAAACGGAGCGACTCTGCATCGGATCGTCAGAAGGGGTGAACCCCCTCAGGCCTTGGTGGAGGAGGGGGCGGTGAACACAGGGGCCCGCAGTTGGGCCAGCAGGCTGGAGAAGCTGCGGTTGCCCTGACCACCGCGCTCATCATCGGGGCTGACGATCCCCGCCGAAATGATCGTGCGGAAGGCATCTTCCACCGAGAGGTCGAGGTCGCGGACGGATTGCTCGGGCACCACGGCATACCAACCGGTGGTGGGGTTGGGCGCCGTGGGGATGAACACGCTCAGCATCGGCTGATCGGACGTGCTCTGCATGGCGGCTCCGAGTACACCGGTGACGAAACCGACGGCGAAAAGGCCCTTGCTGGGGTACTCGACCAGCACCACCCGGCGAAAGCGGGTGGAGTTGCTGCGGAACACGGTTTCCAGCAGCTGCTTGAGCGTTTTGTAGACCGAACCCGCCAAGGGGATGCGCTGCAGGGTGCCTTCGCCGAAATCGAGCAACCAGCGGCCCACGATGTTGCGGGCCATCAGGCCGATCAGCAGGATGCCGAGCAACGGCACCAACAG
Proteins encoded in this region:
- the dusA gene encoding tRNA dihydrouridine(20/20a) synthase DusA — its product is MMDCTDRHFRVLMRQITRCSLLYTEMVVAQALHHGRRERLLDFDPSEKPLALQVGGDDPTLLAEAAGLAAAWGYDEINLNVGCPSEKVQKGRFGACLMADPEQVARCVEAMAAASPLPVTVKHRIGIDERDSYAELLAFVEQLAGAGAARFSVHARKAWLTGLDPKQNRTVPPLRYDRVHQLKQERPDLTIELNGGLQDLEACRPHLQHLDGVMVGRAAYEHPLRWTRVDADLFADGTAPIATSSSVVRGLVPYAERWCTGGGRLWPIARHLVHLVEGVPGARHWRRRLGEAAGQATAGAEVLEQACRELEDQGL
- the argH gene encoding argininosuccinate lyase → MATESSPSARGRGVSGGADGSWSDRFEEGLHPSIERFNASIGFDIALLPQDLDGSVAHARMLGRCGVITTAEAERLIEGLELVRAEAAAGGFNPGLEAEDVHFAVERRLIALIGPLGKKLHTGRSRNDQVGTDLRLWLRQKIDGLDLALLRFQHALLAQAEQHVDTLIPGYTHLQRAQPLSLAHHLLAYVEMAARDRQRLGDVRRRVNICPLGAAALAGTPVPIDRRQTAAELGFEAIYANSLDAVSDRDFAVEFSAAASLILAHLSRLAEEVILWASEEFGFVALTDRCATGSSLMPQKKNPDVPELVRGKAGRVFGHLQALLTMIKGLPLAYNKDFQEDKEALFDVVRTTEDCLEAMAILLEEGIRFRPERLEQAVAADFSNATDVADYLVARDVPFREAYQLVGGLVKRCLAEGLLLRELPLERWQALHPAFEADVYAAIEPRQVVRARRSEGGTGFDRVREQLALMRQRLDPIPAENP
- a CDS encoding PP2C family protein-serine/threonine phosphatase; protein product: MPPPPPRAHGTLSASASLRQLLDSLSREQRRNQELLASLAFALRSFTNFNRFLELVPLVCSRLVEAEGSLLVVFHADGRLWREQLHASPPERCRHLVSHLAGLSDQDLAAGAGDDAVVAQLDLEMRRLLGQVPMFGTSVVARNHQRGRLYVFGSSQGDGPSWSDVHRRHVQLVADLTGVAIENEVLQEDMRLHERLDRQLSTGAEIQSQLLPDQCPVIEGVDLAARCRPAFRVGGDYYDFIPTRPELVGRRRETERWALVMGDVMGKGIPAGLLMTLLRGMLRSEVLSGHAPDRILRDLNQLAQEDLAHSHRFVTLFYSDYDPRTHVLRYANAAHNPPLIWRRQGHTLERLDAPGLLIGLQPEAEYGCERLVLEPGDVLLYYTDGVTEAAGVGNERFDETRLMRAFDRSCRSGLGAQGILDQLFTRLDRFVGSDRQLQDDASMVVLKVRDEVMLPALPG
- the ftsY gene encoding signal recognition particle-docking protein FtsY, producing MVFDWFRRQSAPQPVAAPAPSTAEAESAAPTTAAPAQDERPAGDPSTSDSSTPEPSEGGSSASQESAGSASEVAEAGSASAAPAPAPSAPAQTGAPAAPAVDQDALAWAREAYARLKAQQDAARQKEPPAELQAVAAEQGSGALPSAAPPAQEEPAPAPEAVPPQPQPEARLQAPAPPAAPAAPQPAPALSLLEQAAAQRRERQQELLERPEPESATAASTGATVASAAAAPAADTAAPQLGAFDEAFTWSVEVLAAQGVRADQVSLEEIDWLGRLRRGLEKTRQGFVSQMLETLGDDPLTPEVLEQLETLLLRADVGVKATDQVLEALRQRLNQEVMDPGEGLRFLKEQLRGVLEAPIQASGTALLAPQRDRLNVWLLVGVNGVGKTTTLGKLANLAVRSGYSCLIAAADTFRAAAVQQVTVWGERSGVPVIANPSANADPAAVVFDAIGAASAKGTELVLVDTAGRLQTKHNLMEELSKVRRIVDRLAPQASVESLLVLDASQGQNGLRQAMAFASAAGLTGVVLTKLDGSSRGGVALAVASEAGLPIRFVGAGEGIRDLRPFNSFEFVEALLAV
- the nusB gene encoding transcription antitermination factor NusB yields the protein MQSRSVSRELALLMLGQVSDRVPAADLSLEGLLHQALASLSQCVREALDNAALDLEQAQQQLLDSELVDAADQVVRVRGHLQRGLAHAEQAINRLSAGLELPRLLMLADQEDVRRGAVERARAVLDHREDLDRRLDEVMEGWRLKRLPRIDRDILRLAAVDLDTFGTPAAVACNEAVDLANRYSDEQGRRMINGVLRRFTTAAP
- a CDS encoding DUF502 domain-containing protein → MSGRSGPLLVQSNPRTDEPLGNRLRQDLKNDLIAGLLVVIPLATTIWLATTVSRFVLAFLTTIPKQFNPFNTLSPLLQELINLGVGLLVPLLGILLIGLMARNIVGRWLLDFGEGTLQRIPLAGSVYKTLKQLLETVFRSNSTRFRRVVLVEYPSKGLFAVGFVTGVLGAAMQSTSDQPMLSVFIPTAPNPTTGWYAVVPEQSVRDLDLSVEDAFRTIISAGIVSPDDERGGQGNRSFSSLLAQLRAPVFTAPSSTKA